Within Deltaproteobacteria bacterium, the genomic segment ATGACGATGCGCTTGCGCCCAGGCTGGGCGGCGAAGAGCCGCGGCGACCAAAGCACGCCGGCTGCCGTCGCGCCGGTCAGCTTGACGAACTGTCGCCGGGTTAACGATGAGTTTTTTTTCATGAGCGCACCTCCGTAACTTCGCCGCGATTGACGCAACCGGTATAACCAATGGCGTAACGCGGGTCAATTCAAATCTCCCGCCCCTTCCCTCGCGAAACATTGGTCCGGCGGCGCCAGAATACCAGTCAATTGCATCCCTGCTGACTATAGGATAGTGGTATTCAAAAGAGGAAACCCATGGAACTATTATCTGAATATCTAAAGACCTTTGGCTGGGGAATAGTGGGCGCCATTACCATGGCCGTTTCCCTGTGGATATTGCTCAAGGTATTCACCTGGCTCACACCGATAGATGAGTGGGAGGAGTTGAAAAAAGGCAATCTTGGGGTGGCCATCATCCTGGCGGCTGTGATTGTTGG encodes:
- a CDS encoding DUF350 domain-containing protein, with the protein product MELLSEYLKTFGWGIVGAITMAVSLWILLKVFTWLTPIDEWEELKKGNLGVAIILAAVIVGFGLVVASMVAPPGVVK